One Podarcis raffonei isolate rPodRaf1 chromosome 3, rPodRaf1.pri, whole genome shotgun sequence genomic region harbors:
- the CYRIA gene encoding CYFIP-related Rac1 interactor A isoform X2, translating into MLSDLQSYKGAGQEIRDAIQNPNDIQLQERAWNSVCPLVVRLKRFYEFSLRLEKALQSLLESLTCPPYAPTQHLEREQALAKQFAEILHFTLRFDELKMRNPAIQNDFSYYRRTLNRNRINNMHLGIESEVNNEMANRMSLFYAEATPVLKTLSNATTQFVAENKTLPIENTTDCLSTMASVCKVMLETPEYRSRFTSEETLMFCMRVMVGVIILYDHVHPVGAFSKASKIDMKGCIKVLREEPADTVEGLLNALRFTTKHLNDESTSKQVRAMLQ; encoded by the exons GCAATACAAAACCCCAATGATATCCAACTTCAGGAGAGAGCCTGGAACTCTGTGTGTCCTTTGGTTGTGAGGTTGAAGCGGTTCTATGAGTTTTCTCTCCGGCTAG AGAAAGCGCTGCAGAGTTTACTGGAATCTTTGACCTGCCCTCCCTATGCACCAACTCAGCACTTAGAGCGAGAGCAAGCCCTAGCAAAGCAGTTTGCAGAGATCTTGCATTTCACTCTCCGCTTTGACGAACTCAAG ATGAGAAACCCCGCAATACAGAATGACTTCAGCTATTATAGGAGGACGTTGAATCGCAACAGAATAAACAATATGCAC CTCGGCATTGAGAGCGAAGTGAACAACGAGATGGCTAACAGAATGTCCCTGTTTTATGCAGAAGCTACACCAGTGCTGAAAACACTGAGCAATGCCACAACACAGTTTGTTGCAGAA AACAAAACCCTACCAATCGAGAATACGACAGATTGTCTAAGTACGATGGCCAGTGTATGTAAAGTCATGCTGGAAACGCC AGAATACAGAAGTAGGTTCACCAGTGAAGAAACCCTCATGTTCTGCATGAGAGTGATGGTTGGCGTCATCATTCTCTACGACCACGTCCATCCCGTGGGAGCATTCTCCAAAGCCTCAAAGATTGAT ATGAAAGGCTGCATAAAGGTTTTAAGGGAAGAGCCAGCAGACACAGTTGAAGGCCTTTTGAATGCTCTCAG GTTCACCACGAAACATCTGAACGACGAGTCTACTTCGAAACAAGTTCGAGCTATGCTTCAGTAG